From Candidatus Zixiibacteriota bacterium, a single genomic window includes:
- a CDS encoding cation:proton antiporter: MHEQMLLGLAGIVALGIGAQWLAWRLKLPAILLLLVFGIFAGPVSGLLNPDGLFGELLFPLVSVSVAVILFEGGLNLRFRELRGVGGVVVRLATLGVLITWVLTSAVAWLLLSMSLSTALLLGAVLVVSGPTVIMPLLRQIRPAGQVGSIVKWEGIINDPLGAILAVIIFELILAGGSQAGTSQAILSMAAALLYGSVIGLAGAAIMMLLLRKYLIPDFLQNPAALMVVVLCYAAADMLQSEAGLLAVTVMGLVLANQKYVSVKHITEFKEDLRVILISSLFIILAARLPIADGQMGSIQGWIFVLVLVLLVRPLSVLVSTVKSSLKRTDRIFLGWMAPRGIVAAAIASVFAIRLAEQGVQGSEQLVPVTFQVIIGTVAIYGLTALPLARRLKVAEPNPQGVLLVGAHSWAREIAQKLTEENYKVALIDTNWNHVTQARSMGLTAHLGNVLAEKTLHEMQLNGIGKLLALTPNDNVNSLAALHFVHLFSRAGVYQLAPSPTGIDDARSADLRGRYLFAADADHATISKRFAKGAVIKKHSITEEFNLDGLHDLYGENALPLFTMSESGALNVCVSGDVPSVSVGDHLISLVTPNKDQG, from the coding sequence ATGCACGAACAAATGTTATTAGGCCTGGCCGGTATTGTCGCACTGGGCATTGGCGCCCAATGGCTGGCCTGGCGGCTGAAATTACCGGCTATCCTGCTCTTGTTGGTTTTCGGGATATTCGCCGGTCCGGTTAGCGGCTTGCTGAATCCCGACGGACTTTTTGGTGAGCTTCTGTTTCCTCTTGTTTCTGTTTCGGTGGCGGTGATTCTTTTCGAGGGCGGCCTCAATCTTCGCTTTCGTGAACTGCGCGGTGTGGGCGGCGTGGTAGTGCGCCTGGCCACTTTGGGTGTGCTGATCACGTGGGTGTTGACATCGGCGGTGGCCTGGTTGCTTCTTTCGATGTCGCTGTCGACAGCTCTTTTGTTGGGCGCGGTGCTGGTGGTCAGCGGTCCGACCGTAATCATGCCGTTGTTGCGCCAGATACGACCGGCCGGGCAGGTAGGTTCGATAGTTAAGTGGGAAGGTATCATCAATGACCCGCTGGGTGCTATCCTGGCTGTAATCATATTCGAATTGATTCTGGCCGGTGGATCGCAGGCGGGTACCTCACAGGCCATTCTGTCTATGGCCGCAGCTCTCTTGTATGGAAGCGTTATCGGTTTGGCCGGAGCCGCAATCATGATGTTGCTTCTCAGGAAATACCTGATCCCGGATTTCCTGCAAAACCCGGCCGCCCTAATGGTGGTGGTCCTTTGTTATGCCGCCGCCGACATGCTCCAAAGCGAGGCCGGACTGTTGGCTGTGACCGTCATGGGGTTGGTATTGGCCAATCAAAAGTATGTTTCGGTTAAGCATATCACCGAGTTCAAAGAAGACCTTCGGGTCATCCTGATCTCCAGCCTGTTCATTATTCTGGCCGCCCGGTTGCCGATTGCCGATGGTCAAATGGGCAGTATTCAGGGATGGATCTTCGTGCTTGTTTTGGTATTGTTAGTGCGCCCGCTGTCGGTACTGGTGTCAACAGTCAAATCATCGCTCAAACGGACCGATCGGATATTCCTGGGCTGGATGGCGCCGCGTGGAATTGTCGCTGCCGCCATTGCTTCGGTCTTTGCTATCCGCCTGGCCGAGCAGGGTGTCCAGGGCAGCGAACAACTGGTCCCGGTGACTTTTCAGGTGATAATCGGCACGGTTGCCATCTACGGCCTGACAGCCCTGCCGCTGGCTCGTCGGCTGAAGGTTGCCGAGCCGAATCCACAGGGAGTGCTTCTGGTGGGCGCCCACAGTTGGGCCAGGGAGATAGCCCAAAAACTGACCGAGGAGAACTACAAAGTAGCACTGATAGACACCAACTGGAACCATGTGACCCAGGCTCGAAGTATGGGCCTGACGGCGCACCTGGGGAACGTTCTCGCGGAAAAAACGTTGCATGAGATGCAACTTAACGGCATCGGCAAGCTACTGGCACTAACACCTAACGACAATGTCAACTCGCTGGCCGCTTTGCACTTTGTCCATCTGTTCTCACGCGCCGGTGTCTACCAGTTGGCGCCGAGCCCGACAGGCATCGATGATGCTCGCTCGGCGGATTTGCGCGGCCGATATTTGTTCGCGGCCGATGCTGACCACGCCACGATCAGTAAACGCTTCGCCAAAGGAGCTGTGATCAAAAAACACTCTATTACTGAGGAGTTCAACCTGGACGGTTTGCACGATCTCTATGGCGAGAATGCGCTACCGTTGTTTACGATGAGTGAATCGGGCGCTCTCAATGTCTGTGTGTCAGGCGATGTACCGTCGGTAAGTGTCGGCGATCACCTGATTAGTCTGGTAACACCGAACAAGGATCAGGGATGA
- a CDS encoding twin-arginine translocation signal domain-containing protein — protein sequence MNKKTHRITRRDFVKGVSGAAVGVALGLPAVAEEIITEPDKSRVVLIRDAAAVDAKGKINGEVIQTMLDQAVMKLFDKDDPVACFKSMIKPHDNVGIKTNVWEPLPTTTQVEQAIKRRVMDAGVPEERIGIDDRGVLNNPLFKKATALINARPMRTHAWSGVGSLIKNYIMFDPNPPNYHDNSCAPLATLWDLPAVKGKTRLNVLVLLTPLFHGVGPHHFDTTYVWTYGGLAVGTDPVAVDSVGLRLFNAKRKEHFNQDKPIKPAAHHIAFADTRYKLGNADPSKIELIKLGWEEGALI from the coding sequence ATGAATAAGAAAACCCATCGGATTACCCGACGAGATTTTGTAAAAGGAGTCTCAGGCGCCGCCGTTGGCGTGGCCCTTGGTCTGCCGGCCGTGGCAGAGGAGATTATCACCGAACCTGACAAGTCGCGGGTCGTTTTGATACGTGATGCGGCCGCGGTCGATGCCAAAGGGAAGATCAACGGTGAGGTCATTCAGACGATGCTCGACCAGGCGGTGATGAAGCTTTTCGACAAAGACGATCCGGTGGCCTGTTTCAAGTCAATGATCAAACCGCATGACAACGTTGGGATCAAAACCAACGTATGGGAACCTTTGCCCACCACCACCCAGGTTGAGCAGGCTATCAAGCGGCGCGTTATGGATGCGGGTGTGCCCGAGGAAAGAATCGGTATCGATGATCGTGGTGTGCTGAATAATCCTCTCTTTAAGAAAGCGACAGCATTGATCAATGCCCGCCCGATGCGCACCCACGCCTGGTCCGGGGTGGGTAGTTTGATCAAGAACTACATCATGTTCGATCCCAATCCGCCCAACTATCACGATAACTCATGCGCGCCGCTGGCTACTTTGTGGGATCTGCCGGCTGTTAAGGGAAAGACACGGCTGAATGTGTTGGTGCTGTTGACACCGCTCTTTCATGGTGTCGGCCCGCATCACTTTGATACTACTTATGTGTGGACCTATGGCGGGCTGGCTGTCGGTACCGATCCGGTGGCTGTAGACAGTGTCGGCCTGCGTCTGTTTAACGCCAAGCGCAAAGAGCATTTCAATCAGGACAAACCGATCAAACCGGCCGCCCATCACATTGCCTTTGCCGACACGCGGTATAAACTGGGTAATGCCGACCCGTCAAAAATCGAACTGATTAAGCTGGGCTGGGAGGAAGGGGCGTTGATTTAG